The following nucleotide sequence is from Candidatus Bathyarchaeota archaeon.
TTTTGTTCAGCTATCTTAGAAAGGCGATCAGCCAATGATTCGGCTCTTTGCTCAACTATCCTATAAAGAATTCGTCCAATATCGTAAATCAATATGAGGGTTATTCCGAGGGCGCTGTATATAGTGAGCGTTGTTAACCAATATCTAATATCTCCCTCCAACGTGCCGACAATTGGCAAAACAGCCGTTGCTATCAGAATGATAACGATTATGTAGATAAGGTCTCTGGCTGCTCTTTTTGGAGATCTTTCTTCCTTTATGCCCATTTGTCTAATGATTATGTCGGTTACAATGTCGACCAATACTAAAGCGTCGGACAACGCTCTTATTAGGAAAATCGCTGTGATGACTACTATTATAGTCCATATTAGTAAACCAGCGTCCATGTCAAGACCTGGAATAAGAATACCGCTGACAGTTGGCGGAACTACTATACTTATCACCAAGAAAATAACAGTCATAACCAAGCTCATTATAAGCCGAGGAACTCTGCGGCGTATTTCTTCCCTTATCTTACTCATGCCTACTTGCCTTCTCAATTGAGAGATATCACGGTTTATATTCGAATAAATTATTAAGATTATAGTTTCAATTAGGCTTGGCATTCTCAGACTCAAGCAATTGGCAGTGGTATGTTACTTGTTTACTTGGATGTCGATGGCTATTTGATACCAGTTGGGTCCTGTTTGCCGTACTATGCGACTGAAGGATAATTCAAAGTTAACCTTTTGTTGCTGTAGCTTTTCCTCAACCTTTGCCTTTACTTTTTCAATCGGGTCTTCTTCTTTTCCTGCGTGTTCAAAATCGTAGTAGTGTATCCAACCGCCTTGAGGCTTAACCGCGGAAAATGCGGAGTCAAGGTATTCGTATGCTCTTTCTGGTAATGGCATAAGAACTCTGTCCGCCATATTTTTAAGCGTTCTTTCAATAATTGTCCTTGCATTGCCTTCTATAGGCATAACCTTGTCAATTACCTTGTTGAGCAGAACGTTTTCTCGCACATATCTTACTGCAACAGGGTTTATGTCAATTGAATAAACCTTTGTAGCCTTCGAGTGTTTAGCAATTATTATCGAGTAGCAGCCTACGCCGGCAAACATGTTCACAACAACTTCGTTATCCTCAACCAAGTTGGCAATTCGCATTCTTTCGAAAGCAAGTCGGGGAGAAAAATAACATTCTTTAATGTCAACTTTGAACAGGCATCCGTGCTCTTTGTGAATCGTCTCAGTCTTTTTCTCTCCTGCAACCCATTCAAGCTTGCGCAGTCTAAAATCACCAGAAACTGGGCTTGACTGTTGCCAAACAGCCTTGACATGCTTGTGCTGCTGCATCAAAGCCTCAGCAATCGTTTCACTAAGGGGCAAAAGTTGTTCTGGAACACGAATAACAGCAATGTCTCCAATGACATCGTAGGATTTGTAAACTAAAGCAAGCTCTTCAGGCGAAAGTTTCTCTTTAAGAGCGGCTTTCAAATCATTCTTCATAACCTTCACCATTACGCACACACAAGTATGACGCAACTACACGATTTGACTAACAGTATATAGCCGCTACCATAAGAAGATAATTAAGTCCTAAAAGAGAACCTAAAACTTTGCGTCTGCGTTTTGGAAGAAAGCTTTCTTTTCCTTAACCCACCTAGGAACTAATTCTACCATGGGTTTAGGCAAAAGATTGAATTCTTCTAGTTCGTTGACCTTTACCCAAAGGAACTCTAATTTTCCCTTATTGGACTCCATTCCACTTTCACATGATGTTCCACCTTTCTTATCTTCACTTTATTTAGAATACCACCCCCCCTTAACTTCTTGTCCTTTAATTGTTGCGTGCAAAACTTTGGGAAGAGTCAATAGATTTAAATTGCACGTTAGATACCCATCGTAAAGAAGGCGAGCCTATGTCTGAAGAAACTGGTGAGGGACTTATTTACGAATGTGTGAGATGTGGTGCAAAAGTGGCTACGAAAGAATTGGAGCTGCGTGGTGGAGGAATCAAATGCACCTTCTGCGGATACCGTGTTCTAAAGAAAATTCGACCACCCGTTATAAAGCGGGTCTCAACAAAATAGCATGCTGTCTATTCAAGTGTTTCTAAAACGAACCTAGCCAGTTCTACCTTGTCTTGCAACGACTGCATAACCGTATTAGCTGTAACAGCCTTCACTCCAAGCCTTTCAATCTTGTCTTTCTCTGCCCTGTCAACTTCGTCAAATATGAACACGTCGAGAAAGTCGCGGTAGAGAAAAGCAACAGAATAAGCTGAAACCTCGAGCCCTAGCCCTCGCATCAATTTGTCCGCAGGACCTTTTATCGTAGCGCCTTTAACAATGGGGCTTATAGCAGCTACCTTCACTGGAGTTTCCTTCAAAGTCTCTCTAATTTCCTTTATCGCCAAAATTGGTCCTATGCTTACTATCGGGTTGCTGGGACACACTATAACACCCTCAGCATCTCTTATAGATTCGATAACTCCCTCGGCTGGGTG
It contains:
- a CDS encoding class I SAM-dependent methyltransferase family protein; its protein translation is MKNDLKAALKEKLSPEELALVYKSYDVIGDIAVIRVPEQLLPLSETIAEALMQQHKHVKAVWQQSSPVSGDFRLRKLEWVAGEKKTETIHKEHGCLFKVDIKECYFSPRLAFERMRIANLVEDNEVVVNMFAGVGCYSIIIAKHSKATKVYSIDINPVAVRYVRENVLLNKVIDKVMPIEGNARTIIERTLKNMADRVLMPLPERAYEYLDSAFSAVKPQGGWIHYYDFEHAGKEEDPIEKVKAKVEEKLQQQKVNFELSFSRIVRQTGPNWYQIAIDIQVNK
- a CDS encoding DNA-directed RNA polymerase subunit P; amino-acid sequence: MSEETGEGLIYECVRCGAKVATKELELRGGGIKCTFCGYRVLKKIRPPVIKRVSTK